CCGAGCTGCTGAAAGCCGATGACACATTGGTGCTCAACAACACACGTGTGATTCCAGCGAAGTTGGTCGGTTATCGCGCCGAAACGAGCGGCCAGTGGCAGGGGCTGTTTTTGCGAGCCGATGCGGCGACCGGGGTTTGGGAAGTGCTGACCAAAACTCGCGGCACGCTCCGCCCAGGCGAAGCGATCACGATCAAAGACCGCGAAGGTCGTCCCAGCATGCAGTTGGTGGTGGTCTCGCGGACCGACGATGGGCACTTGTTGGTGACGCCGCGATTGCCTGGCCGAGACGAATCCGAGTGGCCTCGCGAACCGGCCGATTGGCTTGAACGTTACGGCCGAATCCCGCTGCCGCCCTACATCCGCGATGGCCAAATGGTCGACGCCGACGTGAAAAATTATCAAACCGTTTTCGCCGAGCATCGCGGCAGTGTGGCGGCCCCGACAGCCGGATTACACTTCACCGACAAACTGCTCGAGTACATCCGCACCGGTGGCACCGATATCCAAGAAGTGACGCTGCACGTTGGGATCGGCACGTTTCGTCCGATCGCCGTCGATCGGCTCGACGAGCACACGATGCACAGCGAGTGGGGCCAAATTGATGCGGCCACCGCCGAGACGATTCGCGCCCGCCGAGCGCATGGTCGCTGCATCGCCGTCGGCACCACCAGCGTCCGCGTGCTCGAAAGTGCAGCGAGAAACGCCGAAGGAAAACTCGAGCCTTGGACCGGCGCGACGGACCTGTTCATCAAGCCGCCGTTTCAATTCAAAGTCGTCGACGCGTTGATGACCAATTTTCATCTGCCTCGCAGCAGTTTGCTGGTTTTGGTCAGCGCGTTTGCGGGACGCGAATTGATTATGGAGGCGTATCAAAAAGCCATCGAAAGCGAATATCGCTTCTTTAGCTACGGTGACGCCATGTTGATCGTCTAGACCAAACGTTGTGAGGTCTTCAGAGACGGCGAATTGCGGCATTTGCGTTTCGTAGCTACGCTCGCCAGAGCGTGGATGGTTGCCAGCGAATACGGGTTACCACCTTCTGGCGAAGGTAACTACGAAAAAAATGCTTCGCAGCGTTAGTCTAGACCGCTGATTGTTCAAACGTCATGAGCGACGTTCATTGTCGCGCTGCCATGGCTTACTCTTTTCCGCAAATCGCGACCCGCTATTTATGTCTACTGAAGAACACATCCTGGTGATCCCCGAGTCAGTGATCAACTCAATCGGCGTGATTGACGGTTTTGAATCGGATGTCGATCGCTTCTTGCTGCCCATTCTTGCCAGCGACCAATTGTCGTTCCAACCGCGGACGCCGATGGAGACCGACCCTAGCTTTAAACAGTTGATTCCGTACGTGCTGCTGGAATGGACCGAGAGCGACGGGACGAAGAAATTGTTCACCTACACTCGCGGCGGTGGCGGCGGAGAAAAACGCTTGCATGCCAAACGCAGCGTTGGGATCGGAGGCCACATCAGCCGCGAAGATGCCGCCGACGGAGCCAATCCGTATACCACCGGGATGCATCGCGAGATCGAAGAAGAGATCCAGCTTCGCTCTCACTACCAGGAGACGCAAGAAGGTTTGATCTACGACCCATCCAACGAAGTGGGCAAGGTCCACTTGGGCGTCGTTCATCGTTTTGTCCTGGAATCGCCTGAGGTGCAAAGCAATGAAGCGGATCTAGCCGAAGGCGGTTTCGTCAGCATCGACGAGTTGAAAGCGGACATCGAGCAATTGGAAACGTGGAGCCAATTAGCGATCAAAGCTCTCTATTAGAGCTCTCTATTAGATCAGTGGTGCCGTTGCGAATGACGCGTCCGTTTTTAGATAGGCAGTTGCAACAAATTGATTAATCCTGCCAACTTGCGTTGAGAGGGGCGAGAATCGAACTTTCAGCGAGATTTTCGGCGAGGGCTGGTGGCACGGTGCTTGTACGTTGCCATCTCTATCACTCTATCCACAAAAAAACGACGACGGCATTTACCGTCGTCGTTCTGTTTTTTGTTACTACCTAGCCCAATGATTCTTAATCAAGAATCTTGTTCAGGTCGGCGATAACAGCGTCAACGTTTAGCTTCTTGGCGCTAGCGACGGCGTAGTTCGCTTTCACGTTGCCTTCGTTTGCCATCACGACCGTGACGTCGGCTTTGGGGTTGATGCCGTAGTTGTCAGGGCCGTTTGCGTTTTCGTTAGGAACGACAAAAGGAATGTTCTTGACGCTGGTGGTCGAAACAAACTTCTTGGCGATATCCGATGCATCGTCTTTGTCTTCGTTCAAAACGTTAACGAAAACGCGAAGTTTGGATTCTTCGTTCGACGCTACTGCTTCGTCAAGCTTCTTGACCAACTCAGCAACCTTCGGGTCGTTGCTGCGAGTGAAAACCATGACTTGGGGCTTCGAGCCGTTGCGGCAGCGGTAGCACAAGTTTTTGCCTTCGGCGACACCGTCGTCTTCAGCGCCTGCACATTTGGTGACGTAGAACGGACCTACCTTTTCACCCGGTTGCAAACCGCTCTTCAATCCACCTTTCTTCGCTGGCTGTTCCGCAGTTGCGGTGGTCGCCGAGACGAGAGCCAAAGCCAAACCGAGCACTAAAAAGTTCTTCATTCTATATCCTCATCAAAAGGGGGGCATTGTCGCCATGCTCACTCGGCATGGTTTCAACAGTTTTGAATCTTCCGCAAATTGGATCATCTAAAAGTGGTCGTCATCACAGACTGCTGTCCAAGCAATGACGATCGGGGTGACTTATCCGCCACCGTTTTGTTGGTCGTCTAAAATTTTTTCGCTTCGGGATCCACGCGGTGGCGATCCATCAAAGCGTCTTTGGCAGGAGGGATGACTCTCGCATGCTACGAGTTGAAGTGGGCTTAGGCAACGCTTCGGGATCACCGAATCGCAGGCAAGGCGGTATTATAGCGGACAGAAAAGTCCCAC
The window above is part of the Novipirellula caenicola genome. Proteins encoded here:
- the queA gene encoding tRNA preQ1(34) S-adenosylmethionine ribosyltransferase-isomerase QueA, with translation MSDIELYDYDLPRERIAQEPLATRSDARLMLVDRKAGTIDHHYVRDLPELLKADDTLVLNNTRVIPAKLVGYRAETSGQWQGLFLRADAATGVWEVLTKTRGTLRPGEAITIKDREGRPSMQLVVVSRTDDGHLLVTPRLPGRDESEWPREPADWLERYGRIPLPPYIRDGQMVDADVKNYQTVFAEHRGSVAAPTAGLHFTDKLLEYIRTGGTDIQEVTLHVGIGTFRPIAVDRLDEHTMHSEWGQIDAATAETIRARRAHGRCIAVGTTSVRVLESAARNAEGKLEPWTGATDLFIKPPFQFKVVDALMTNFHLPRSSLLVLVSAFAGRELIMEAYQKAIESEYRFFSYGDAMLIV
- a CDS encoding phosphoesterase, producing MSTEEHILVIPESVINSIGVIDGFESDVDRFLLPILASDQLSFQPRTPMETDPSFKQLIPYVLLEWTESDGTKKLFTYTRGGGGGEKRLHAKRSVGIGGHISREDAADGANPYTTGMHREIEEEIQLRSHYQETQEGLIYDPSNEVGKVHLGVVHRFVLESPEVQSNEADLAEGGFVSIDELKADIEQLETWSQLAIKALY